In Pseudoxanthomonas indica, the following are encoded in one genomic region:
- the kdsB gene encoding 3-deoxy-manno-octulosonate cytidylyltransferase: MSLDFVVAIPARYAASRLPGKPLRLIGGDPLVLHVARRALAAGARAVWVATDDDRIRQALQGTGVEVAMTDPAHASGSDRLAECADIAGWSDDTLVVNLQGDEPFAPAAGIRAVAQALADSGAEMATLAVPIEDAPTLFDPNAVKLVRNASGDALYFSRAPIPWHRDGFAADRTVLPAGQWLRHIGIYAYRAGFLRRYTRLPPGLLEQAESLEQLRVLEAGHRIAVALTPEPFPPGVDTPEDLARAERLWAAGA; the protein is encoded by the coding sequence ATGAGTCTGGACTTTGTCGTCGCCATTCCCGCCCGCTACGCCGCATCGCGGCTGCCGGGCAAACCACTGCGGCTGATTGGCGGCGACCCGCTGGTGCTGCACGTGGCGCGACGCGCGCTGGCGGCCGGCGCGCGTGCGGTCTGGGTGGCCACCGACGACGATCGCATCCGCCAAGCCTTGCAGGGCACCGGCGTGGAGGTGGCGATGACCGACCCTGCGCATGCCTCCGGCAGTGATCGGCTGGCCGAATGCGCCGACATCGCCGGCTGGTCCGATGACACCCTGGTGGTCAATCTGCAAGGCGATGAGCCCTTCGCACCGGCAGCGGGCATCCGCGCGGTGGCGCAGGCGCTGGCCGACAGCGGCGCCGAAATGGCGACGCTGGCCGTGCCGATCGAGGACGCGCCGACCCTGTTCGACCCCAACGCGGTCAAGCTGGTCCGCAATGCCAGCGGCGATGCGCTGTACTTCAGCCGCGCGCCGATTCCCTGGCATCGCGATGGTTTCGCGGCCGACCGCACGGTGCTGCCAGCCGGCCAGTGGCTTCGCCACATCGGCATCTACGCCTACCGCGCCGGCTTCTTGCGCCGCTACACCCGCTTGCCGCCCGGGCTGCTGGAGCAGGCCGAGTCGCTGGAACAACTGCGCGTGCTCGAAGCAGGCCATCGCATCGCGGTGGCGCTGACGCCCGAGCCGTTTCCGCCCGGCGTGGACACGCCCGAAGATCTGGCCCGCGCCGAGCGCTTGTGGGCGGCCGGCGCATGA
- a CDS encoding low molecular weight protein-tyrosine-phosphatase codes for MKLLLVCLGNICRSPMAEGAVRHAFEQAGFGDRVEVDSAGTGDWHCGEPPDRRAIACAREYGVDISGLRARQLSAQDFHDFDWLLCADAQNLRDALRIAPAGLEHKAVLLLDWAGIQAQGVVPDPYTGSREDFHHVWRLVDSAASAAVRRLFSS; via the coding sequence ATGAAGCTGTTGCTGGTCTGCCTGGGCAACATCTGCCGCTCGCCGATGGCTGAAGGCGCGGTGCGGCATGCCTTTGAGCAGGCCGGATTCGGCGACCGGGTGGAAGTGGACTCCGCCGGCACGGGCGACTGGCACTGCGGTGAACCGCCGGACCGCCGCGCCATCGCCTGCGCGCGCGAATACGGCGTGGACATCAGCGGACTGCGAGCACGCCAGTTGAGCGCGCAGGACTTCCACGACTTCGACTGGCTGCTCTGCGCCGATGCGCAGAACCTGCGCGACGCCCTGCGGATTGCCCCGGCCGGGCTCGAGCACAAGGCCGTGTTGCTACTGGACTGGGCCGGCATCCAGGCGCAGGGCGTGGTCCCCGATCCCTATACCGGTAGCCGCGAAGACTTCCACCATGTCTGGCGACTGGTCGATTCGGCCGCGTCAGCGGCGGTCCGTCGACTTTTCTCCTCCTGA